From one Acidobacteriota bacterium genomic stretch:
- a CDS encoding universal stress protein, producing MKTLMATDGSKESTTALRTASRLIRQDGNEVDVLCVAPEFYPLKSKSRAASANQNKIRQHYQRRIAQETKAILDKAMTALLSRSIAAHTVSEIGSPADIIVRMADEYEVTVVGSKGKFTAANVGLGPVASRVVERAQGVVLVARELTTDENLRVLIAVDGSLASINALKVMREFFNLSGAEITLIHVKETPWIHLGLEREWFDYATDTFDKSDPEIQLEIEFQREAEAVLEEAQNRLDKLNYSVSTVIQEGNPATEILGEAENGDYDLIILGATGSVDAKHHMLGSVSAKVAWQAPCSVAIVRFIE from the coding sequence ATGAAAACCTTGATGGCTACCGATGGTTCAAAAGAATCGACTACGGCTTTGCGCACCGCCAGCCGCCTGATTCGTCAGGACGGCAATGAAGTCGATGTGTTATGCGTAGCGCCGGAATTCTATCCACTCAAAAGCAAAAGCCGCGCGGCAAGCGCAAATCAGAACAAAATTCGCCAGCATTATCAACGACGCATCGCGCAGGAAACCAAGGCGATTCTTGATAAAGCCATGACCGCACTGCTTTCGCGAAGCATCGCTGCGCATACCGTTTCGGAAATCGGTTCGCCCGCAGACATCATTGTGCGCATGGCTGATGAATATGAGGTGACGGTTGTCGGTTCCAAAGGCAAATTTACCGCGGCAAACGTCGGGCTTGGTCCCGTCGCCTCTCGCGTCGTCGAACGCGCGCAGGGCGTCGTGCTGGTTGCCAGAGAGTTGACCACCGATGAAAACCTGCGCGTGTTGATTGCCGTGGACGGCTCGCTTGCGTCAATCAATGCGCTCAAAGTGATGCGCGAGTTTTTTAATCTGAGCGGCGCGGAAATCACCTTGATTCATGTGAAAGAAACCCCCTGGATTCATCTGGGCTTGGAGCGCGAGTGGTTCGATTATGCGACCGATACCTTCGACAAATCCGACCCGGAAATTCAACTCGAAATCGAATTCCAACGCGAAGCCGAAGCGGTTTTGGAAGAAGCTCAGAACCGTCTCGACAAATTGAACTATTCGGTTTCGACGGTGATTCAGGAAGGCAATCCGGCGACCGAGATTTTAGGCGAAGCTGAAAATGGCGATTACGATTTAATCATTCTCGGAGCCACCGGCTCCGTAGATGCCAAACACCATATGCTGGGCAGCGTCTCTGCAAAAGTTGCCTGGCAAGCGCCCTGTTCGGTCGCCATTGTGAGGTTTATCGAATAA
- a CDS encoding HPF/RaiA family ribosome-associated protein, translating to MTLPVQITFRNMQSSDAIEALIRDRAAKLENYYNRILGCRVLVEVPNRHHLRGRHRHIKIDLVVPDEELVINHEPNLHAKKKQLENEEYSKSEEWNAPHKDIKVAIREAFDVAKRRLLDYAQRKRLDVKQHSRPAIKRRKKVEIAKTEILDEG from the coding sequence ATGACACTTCCAGTACAAATCACGTTTCGCAATATGCAGTCTTCGGATGCCATCGAGGCATTAATTCGTGACCGAGCCGCCAAACTTGAAAATTACTACAACCGCATTTTAGGATGCCGGGTCCTGGTCGAGGTTCCCAATCGCCATCACTTGCGGGGTCGCCATCGTCATATCAAAATTGACCTGGTAGTGCCCGATGAAGAACTGGTCATCAACCATGAACCTAATTTGCATGCCAAGAAAAAGCAGCTTGAAAACGAGGAGTACAGCAAAAGCGAAGAATGGAACGCTCCGCACAAAGACATCAAAGTGGCAATTCGCGAAGCGTTCGACGTTGCCAAACGCCGCTTGCTCGATTATGCGCAACGCAAACGGTTGGATGTAAAACAACACAGCCGACCGGCAATCAAGCGGCGCAAAAAGGTTGAAATTGCCAAAACCGAAATTCTTGATGAGGGGTGA
- a CDS encoding c-type cytochrome, translating to MFKRFAKVVSFMMLISLVLLANSSFQTLATANDRGRKLYLQYCASCHGIDGMGNGPVTPNLKVAPPDLTAIEKNEGKFPSLRIQNVIAGEVGQTELTIHGTKEMPVWGNIFRLKKGQTHSILNVYALTKYIESIQKK from the coding sequence ATGTTTAAGAGATTTGCCAAGGTAGTCTCCTTTATGATGTTGATTTCGTTAGTCCTTCTCGCAAACAGTTCTTTTCAAACATTAGCTACTGCAAATGACCGAGGGCGTAAGCTTTACTTACAATATTGTGCCAGCTGTCACGGTATTGATGGCATGGGCAATGGACCCGTGACACCCAATCTGAAAGTAGCTCCCCCTGATCTGACAGCAATTGAGAAGAACGAAGGGAAATTCCCCAGTCTTCGCATCCAAAATGTCATCGCTGGTGAGGTAGGTCAAACCGAACTGACCATACACGGAACGAAAGAGATGCCGGTTTGGGGAAATATTTTCCGACTCAAAAAAGGTCAAACTCATTCGATACTTAATGTCTATGCATTGACAAAATACATAGAGTCCATTCAGAAAAAGTGA
- a CDS encoding CBS domain-containing protein, whose amino-acid sequence MKVKDVMSERVRVCGFNTNLATAAAIMWEGDCGMLPVITDDGTVEGIITDRDIAIAVGTRNQCANEIIAGEVMTGHVWGCKADDDIHTALKLMRKEKVRRLPVVNDEAKLAGILSLNDVVTHAKPADAHKPVDLTYDDVMKTFKAICEHCHAEDMELEQPTIASMTATT is encoded by the coding sequence ATGAAAGTGAAAGATGTGATGAGTGAGAGGGTAAGGGTATGTGGGTTTAACACCAATCTGGCAACTGCCGCCGCCATTATGTGGGAAGGCGATTGCGGCATGCTTCCCGTAATAACCGATGACGGTACGGTTGAAGGCATCATCACTGACCGCGATATAGCCATTGCCGTTGGCACGCGCAATCAATGCGCCAATGAAATTATCGCCGGCGAAGTGATGACCGGTCATGTGTGGGGTTGCAAAGCTGATGATGATATTCATACGGCGCTCAAACTGATGCGTAAAGAGAAAGTTCGCCGGTTGCCGGTAGTCAACGATGAAGCAAAACTTGCAGGCATCCTCTCCCTGAACGATGTGGTTACGCATGCCAAACCGGCTGATGCCCATAAGCCTGTGGATTTGACTTACGATGATGTAATGAAAACCTTCAAGGCGATTTGTGAACATTGTCACGCCGAAGATATGGAATTAGAACAACCCACTATTGCTTCAATGACCGCAACCACCTGA
- a CDS encoding PLP-dependent cysteine synthase family protein, with product MMIESISLLDRQSIDRFKDLKHMIGNTPLLAIRFTYKNQARIIYAKAENLNLTGSIKDRMAFHILKKAYQSGKIQPGATIAEATSGNTGIAFSAIGRALGHRVVIFMPDWMSRERVALIRSLGAEIVPVSREQGGFLGSIRLTEELAQRDKQVFLPSQFSNDANVEAHEQTTAPEIWHQLQSAGLVPDAFVAGVGTGGTIMGVGRFLRRMNPHIKLHPLEPAESPTLSTGHKVGQHRIQGISDEFIPAIVNLDELDQVIAVSDGDAILMAQKLAANLGLAVGISSGANFIGALMAQNELGQDAVVVTVFPDDNKKYLSTDLLREEPVKFDYLAPDIELQSFRAFRRVCQTCFDFDEVTNPLTSLTLH from the coding sequence ATGATGATTGAATCAATATCTCTACTCGACCGCCAATCCATAGACCGCTTCAAAGATTTGAAACACATGATTGGCAACACGCCGCTTCTGGCAATCCGTTTCACCTACAAAAACCAAGCGCGCATCATTTACGCCAAAGCCGAAAACCTCAACCTTACCGGCAGTATCAAAGACCGCATGGCGTTTCATATTCTCAAAAAAGCCTATCAATCGGGCAAGATTCAACCCGGCGCGACGATTGCCGAAGCCACCAGCGGCAATACCGGCATCGCTTTTTCGGCAATCGGGCGGGCGCTCGGTCATCGCGTGGTAATTTTTATGCCCGATTGGATGAGCCGTGAGCGCGTCGCTTTGATTCGCAGCCTCGGCGCGGAAATCGTTCCGGTGTCGCGCGAACAGGGCGGCTTTTTAGGCAGCATACGACTCACCGAAGAGCTTGCCCAACGCGATAAGCAGGTTTTTCTGCCGAGCCAGTTCTCTAATGATGCCAACGTTGAAGCCCACGAACAGACGACCGCGCCGGAAATCTGGCACCAGTTGCAATCCGCAGGGCTTGTGCCCGACGCTTTTGTCGCCGGCGTCGGCACCGGTGGCACGATTATGGGGGTCGGGCGCTTTCTTCGGCGGATGAATCCACACATTAAACTGCACCCGCTTGAACCCGCCGAATCGCCGACTCTTTCTACAGGTCACAAAGTCGGGCAGCATCGCATTCAAGGCATTTCCGATGAATTCATTCCGGCAATCGTTAATCTCGATGAACTCGATCAGGTGATTGCCGTTTCGGATGGCGATGCGATTTTGATGGCGCAAAAGCTGGCGGCAAATCTCGGACTCGCGGTCGGCATCTCTTCGGGCGCAAATTTTATCGGCGCATTGATGGCGCAAAATGAATTGGGTCAAGACGCGGTGGTGGTGACTGTGTTTCCCGATGACAACAAAAAATATTTAAGCACCGATTTGCTGCGCGAAGAGCCTGTGAAATTCGACTACCTCGCGCCCGATATTGAACTACAAAGCTTTCGCGCTTTCCGGCGCGTGTGCCAGACCTGTTTTGATTTTGATGAAGTGACGAATCCGCTCACCTCACTCACCCTGCATTGA
- a CDS encoding formate--tetrahydrofolate ligase: MYEGLKPIRAIVEQLAIPDEYAVNYGWHMAKLRLKLLTDLQPKKDGKLIMVTAITPTNHGEGKTVVSIGLSQAINRLGKKAIVTLREPSLGPVFGLKGGATGGGKSQVLPAERINLHFTGDFHAVTTAHNLLAAAVDSHIHHGNALRIDVDNIFLPRTIDMNDRALRHIIVGLGGKTNGVPRETGFVITAASEVMAIIGLATSRQDLRRRLEDIAVGFDLDGHLIRARDLNVTGAMMVVLNEAIMPNLVQTTENTPAFVHTGPFANIAHGTSSIVSQQMALKLADYVVNESGFGADLGAEKYFDLVMQASGIKPAAAVVVATIKALAAHGASGEANEETGVALRRGLSNLEKHLENLKKFNVPVVVAINRFPNDRESEIAIVQNFCREAGVECALTEVFTRGGEGALELAEKVIAVADKTNTNEVRSLYDLNLGIEQKVEKIATEIYGASGVYFESDARKKLKKFAALGFDKMPVCMAKTPASLSDNPKLIGAPKGWTLTVTDAHVSAGAGFVVVVAGAMMLMPGLPKVPQAAKMDVDESGAIFGLS, from the coding sequence ATGTACGAAGGACTCAAACCAATTCGCGCAATCGTTGAACAACTCGCCATACCCGATGAATACGCCGTCAATTACGGCTGGCACATGGCAAAACTTAGGCTGAAATTGCTGACCGATTTGCAGCCTAAAAAAGACGGCAAATTGATTATGGTCACTGCCATCACCCCCACAAATCATGGCGAAGGCAAGACCGTCGTTTCCATAGGGCTTTCGCAAGCCATCAACCGCCTGGGCAAAAAAGCCATCGTCACCTTGCGCGAACCGTCGCTTGGTCCGGTATTTGGTCTGAAAGGCGGCGCAACCGGCGGCGGCAAATCGCAAGTCCTGCCCGCCGAACGCATCAACCTGCACTTCACAGGTGATTTTCACGCGGTCACCACAGCGCACAATCTGCTTGCCGCCGCCGTTGATTCGCACATTCATCACGGCAACGCTTTACGCATCGATGTGGACAATATTTTTCTGCCGCGCACCATCGATATGAACGACCGCGCCTTGCGGCACATCATCGTCGGGCTTGGCGGCAAAACCAATGGCGTGCCGCGAGAAACCGGCTTTGTGATTACCGCCGCATCAGAAGTCATGGCGATTATCGGGCTTGCCACTTCGCGTCAGGATTTGCGCCGTCGCTTGGAAGACATAGCTGTCGGGTTTGATTTGGATGGACATTTGATTCGCGCCCGCGATTTGAATGTGACGGGCGCGATGATGGTTGTTTTAAACGAAGCGATTATGCCCAATCTGGTGCAGACGACGGAAAACACTCCGGCGTTTGTGCATACCGGACCGTTTGCCAACATCGCGCACGGCACCAGCAGCATCGTCTCGCAACAGATGGCTTTGAAGCTTGCCGATTATGTCGTCAACGAATCGGGATTCGGCGCGGATTTAGGCGCGGAAAAATATTTCGATCTGGTGATGCAGGCATCGGGCATTAAACCTGCTGCCGCCGTCGTCGTCGCCACCATTAAAGCGTTGGCGGCGCACGGCGCATCCGGCGAGGCAAATGAAGAAACCGGTGTCGCCTTGCGCAGAGGGTTAAGCAATCTCGAAAAACACCTTGAGAATCTGAAAAAGTTCAACGTGCCGGTGGTCGTCGCCATCAATCGGTTCCCCAATGACAGGGAATCGGAAATCGCCATCGTGCAGAATTTCTGTCGCGAAGCGGGGGTCGAATGCGCGCTTACGGAAGTCTTCACCAGAGGCGGCGAAGGGGCTTTGGAGTTGGCAGAAAAAGTTATAGCGGTTGCCGATAAAACCAACACAAATGAGGTGCGTTCGCTTTATGATTTGAACCTCGGCATTGAACAGAAGGTCGAAAAGATTGCTACGGAAATTTACGGCGCAAGCGGCGTCTATTTTGAATCCGATGCCCGCAAGAAATTGAAGAAATTCGCGGCGCTCGGTTTTGACAAAATGCCCGTGTGTATGGCGAAAACCCCTGCATCGCTTTCCGATAACCCGAAATTGATTGGCGCTCCAAAGGGTTGGACATTGACGGTCACGGATGCGCACGTCTCGGCGGGAGCGGGATTTGTGGTGGTGGTCGCGGGCGCGATGATGTTGATGCCCGGACTTCCGAAAGTGCCGCAAGCCGCGAAGATGGATGTTGACGAGAGCGGCGCGATTTTCGGATTGAGTTGA